The Elusimicrobiaceae bacterium genome includes a region encoding these proteins:
- the tsf gene encoding translation elongation factor Ts, translated as MMDKIKSLRDATGAGIMACKSALIENNGDFDKAVEYLRKKGLAAAQKRAGRETSEGCTRIKTDARGMAAALLNLGCETDFVAKTDDFKSLADRLVEHLFANPGVTAEDEKLKAIVLEVAPKLGEHIDVKKAEYVKVNGKGALSYYIHTDNKKAAIVELQSDTANVTKLQELGKELALQAVAMTPSWVHREEVPASVIESEKDIYRTQAANEGKPAAAIEKMLEGRLRKFYEQNCLLDQISIRDSKKTVSQFIAEAEKELGAPVKVARVERVG; from the coding sequence ATGATGGACAAGATAAAATCACTGCGCGACGCCACCGGCGCCGGCATTATGGCCTGCAAATCGGCCCTGATCGAAAACAACGGCGATTTTGACAAGGCCGTGGAATACCTCCGCAAGAAAGGGCTTGCCGCCGCCCAGAAACGGGCCGGCCGGGAAACCAGCGAAGGCTGTACCCGCATCAAGACCGACGCCAGGGGGATGGCGGCCGCGCTGCTCAACCTCGGCTGCGAGACCGATTTCGTCGCGAAGACCGACGATTTCAAGTCGCTCGCCGACCGGCTTGTCGAGCATCTTTTCGCCAACCCCGGCGTTACCGCCGAAGACGAAAAGCTCAAGGCGATCGTGCTGGAAGTCGCGCCGAAACTCGGCGAGCATATTGACGTGAAAAAAGCCGAATATGTCAAGGTGAACGGCAAAGGCGCGCTGAGCTATTATATTCATACGGACAACAAAAAAGCCGCGATCGTGGAATTGCAGTCCGACACCGCCAACGTGACCAAACTGCAGGAACTGGGCAAAGAGCTGGCGCTGCAGGCTGTGGCGATGACGCCGAGCTGGGTGCACCGCGAGGAAGTGCCGGCTTCGGTTATCGAGTCGGAGAAGGACATTTACCGCACGCAGGCCGCCAACGAAGGCAAGCCCGCCGCCGCGATAGAAAAGATGCTTGAGGGCCGGCTGCGCAAGTTCTACGAACAGAACTGCCTGCTTGACCAGATCAGCATCCGCGACAGCAAGAAAACCGTGTCGCAGTTCATCGCCGAGGCCGAGAAGGAGCTGGGCGCGCCGGTGAAAGTGGCGCGGGTGGAAAGAGTCGGATAA
- the pyrH gene encoding UMP kinase: MPKRILLKLSGEALQSQGLRGVAPQSLRHIAGEIASAHETGVELAIVVGGGNIWRGAKDAEDLISRVMSDNMGMLATIFNALALQAALESAGKATRVQTAMPIITLAEPYIRRKAVRHLEKGRIVIFAGGTGNPYFTTDTAAALRASEIEADEILKATQVDGVYTDDPQKNPAARLIRTISYRDALDRGLKFMDTSALALCLENQIPIRVFNLHKKGNIRKAVRSGGVGTLIS; encoded by the coding sequence ATGCCGAAACGGATACTGCTCAAGTTGTCCGGAGAGGCTTTGCAGTCGCAGGGACTGAGGGGCGTGGCCCCCCAGTCCCTGCGGCATATAGCGGGTGAAATAGCATCCGCGCATGAAACGGGGGTCGAACTGGCTATCGTGGTGGGCGGCGGCAATATCTGGCGCGGCGCGAAAGACGCGGAAGATCTTATTTCGCGCGTCATGTCCGACAATATGGGCATGCTTGCCACAATTTTTAACGCGCTGGCGCTGCAGGCCGCGCTTGAAAGCGCCGGCAAGGCCACCCGCGTGCAGACGGCGATGCCCATCATCACGCTTGCCGAGCCGTATATCCGGCGCAAGGCGGTGCGGCACCTTGAAAAAGGGCGCATCGTGATTTTTGCGGGCGGCACCGGCAACCCCTATTTCACTACCGATACGGCGGCCGCGCTGCGCGCCTCCGAAATCGAGGCGGACGAGATTTTAAAGGCCACTCAGGTGGACGGAGTTTATACGGACGATCCCCAAAAGAACCCCGCGGCCAGGCTGATCAGGACGATCAGTTACCGGGACGCGCTTGACCGCGGCCTGAAATTCATGGATACCAGCGCCCTGGCGCTGTGTCTTGAGAATCAGATTCCCATCCGGGTGTTCAACCTGCACAAAAAAGGCAATATCAGAAAAGCGGTGCGCTCCGGCGGAGTGGGCACTCTGATAAGCTGA
- the frr gene encoding ribosome recycling factor, whose protein sequence is MDELIGVTELMQSLELEMAGYVEKMKKDLATLRTGRANPQLIENIRVEYYGTMMPLNQVAAISQQDGRTLVVAPWDAGALEAVEKGILQSDLGVTPQNDGKIIRLALPSMTEDRRRELAKTIKGISEDFKVKIRNGRRDGNEKIKKAQKAKEITEDDAKRFESDIQKMTDRFIAEIDKVIAVKEKEIMTV, encoded by the coding sequence ATGGACGAATTGATCGGCGTTACGGAACTGATGCAGTCGCTTGAGCTGGAAATGGCTGGTTACGTTGAGAAGATGAAGAAAGACCTCGCCACACTGCGGACCGGGCGCGCCAATCCGCAGCTGATTGAAAATATCCGGGTTGAATATTACGGCACGATGATGCCGCTTAACCAGGTGGCGGCGATTTCGCAGCAGGACGGGCGCACGCTGGTTGTCGCTCCGTGGGATGCCGGCGCGCTGGAAGCCGTTGAAAAAGGCATCCTCCAGTCGGATCTTGGCGTGACTCCCCAGAACGACGGGAAAATTATCAGGCTCGCTTTGCCCAGCATGACGGAAGACCGGCGGCGCGAACTGGCCAAAACGATAAAAGGCATCAGCGAAGATTTCAAGGTGAAAATCCGCAACGGCCGGCGCGACGGCAACGAGAAAATCAAAAAAGCCCAGAAAGCCAAAGAGATAACCGAGGATGATGCCAAGCGGTTCGAGAGCGATATCCAGAAAATGACCGACCGGTTCATCGCCGAGATTGACAAGGTTATCGCCGTAAAAGAAAAAGAGATAATGACCGTCTGA
- the uppS gene encoding polyprenyl diphosphate synthase, with translation MSGFIPPPPDSAPLPAHIAIVMDGNGRWAKARGLSRLEGHREGVESVEAIIKACCDLGIKVLTLYTFSTENWSRPRYEVSALMRLLCSTLRAKHGLLMNYNVRLKISGRREGVGKTVLEELDEEARLLSANTGMILNLAFNYGGRQELTDAVNRLLAAGRTGVTQQDIADALYTAGLPDPDLVIRTSGERRISNFLLWQAAYAEYYFTDVFWPDFRAPQLNAALADYRKRERRFGGIK, from the coding sequence ATGAGCGGCTTTATTCCCCCCCCGCCGGATTCCGCCCCGCTGCCCGCGCATATCGCCATTGTGATGGACGGCAACGGGCGCTGGGCCAAGGCGCGCGGCCTTTCGCGGTTGGAAGGGCACCGGGAAGGGGTTGAGTCGGTCGAGGCGATAATAAAGGCCTGCTGCGACTTGGGCATAAAGGTGCTTACGCTGTACACGTTTTCGACGGAGAACTGGTCGCGCCCCCGATATGAAGTATCCGCGCTGATGCGCCTTTTGTGCAGTACGCTGCGCGCCAAACACGGCTTGCTCATGAATTACAACGTGCGGCTGAAAATCAGCGGGCGGCGCGAGGGCGTGGGCAAGACGGTGCTGGAAGAGCTGGACGAGGAAGCGCGGCTGCTTTCCGCCAATACCGGGATGATTCTTAATCTGGCGTTTAATTACGGCGGGCGGCAGGAGCTGACCGATGCGGTGAACAGACTGCTGGCGGCCGGCAGAACGGGTGTTACGCAGCAGGATATAGCGGACGCGCTTTATACCGCCGGCCTGCCGGACCCGGATCTTGTAATCCGCACTTCCGGCGAACGCCGCATTTCCAATTTTCTGTTATGGCAGGCGGCATACGCGGAATATTATTTCACCGATGTTTTCTGGCCGGATTTCCGCGCGCCACAGCTGAACGCCGCGCTGGCCGATTACAGAAAACGCGAGCGCCGGTTCGGCGGAATTAAATAA